A region of Sugiyamaella lignohabitans strain CBS 10342 chromosome A, complete sequence DNA encodes the following proteins:
- a CDS encoding HLH transcription factor (PalcA), protein MIPPNEWPYDSVGISPIGGRDNQDPNLMSVDMQSFLEFSSNHGDSPNPANSMSGQHGSDFNDFLFHGYQDQQTGVAGASPAGSVPNDRDSNQNHQQIGSGQLDQGHFSPHYAQQSQQQHSHSLQHHQQQQQQQHHQHQQQQQQQQQHQQNQQHQRQQQQQHHEQQQHHQQNHEQFQSFETDQAQSHVPEQTSSSVNPNDVFRSPAVLASVGNGPNNAVLPSADDINFTPLLSPSVEAPFISQGPPDFSMPASYFSPMNSPGVDMGSSPAIDQQFQSLPSQHQQIQPRPAVTSNNSGSSTSTIRTPASGSSTPTGATPVSSSSSRRSRTTPILGPSNGRTGAGGATTITSGRVAKNSPVIKPVKRKGSQASVSTAPGTANNSSNSTSPADEDSPETIAEFMMPPPPNRARSSITSTSSTTSSASSSSIIEPSTPVTPASLMNLGPGARMNQQFQNSASTEDRLQNAIRTTVNISSRKPSVSSVNSRNGGSATNSPLGTPTTAIMPKPPGSANITPNGGAGTISTGTANSGRQWGSRSSSVSASPVLKPKVYSPGISPQIHPNISTDLSALLASKSNYQNIIEGTHNQLGLSYPDHLSAGLASKKASHKLAEQGRRNRINNALSELAGLISPDAPPNSKADTVESAIVYIKKVQKEVADLKEELAHYKALKKEPAES, encoded by the coding sequence ATGATCCCTCCAAATGAATGGCCTTACGACTCTGTCGGTATTTCACCAATCGGTGGTCGGGATAACCAAGATCCCAATCTAATGTCTGTAGATATGCAGTCTTTCTTGGAGTTCTCATCAAACCACGGAGATTCGCCAAATCCTGCTAATAGTATGAGTGGTCAACATGGCAGCGACTTTAACGACTTTTTATTCCATGGCTATCAAGATCAGCAAACGggtgttgctggtgcttctCCAGCTGGCTCGGTTCCAAACGATCGAGACTCGAAccagaatcatcaacaaataGGGTCAGGCCAGCTCGATCAGGGCCATTTCTCTCCTCATTACGCACAAcaatcacaacaacaacacagTCATTCTctccagcatcatcaacaacaacagcagcaacaacatcatcagcatcagcaacaacagcagcagcaacaacaacatcagcaaaatcaacaacatcaacgacagcaacaacaacaacatcatgaacaacaacagcatcatcagcaaAACCATGAGCAGTTTCAATCATTCGAAACAGACCAAGCCCAGTCACATGTTCCTGAACAGACATCTTCCTCAGTAAATCCTAATGATGTATTCAGATCTCCTGCCGTCCTAGCATCGGTCGGCAACGGTCCTAATAACGCTGTACTTCCATCTGCTGATGACATCAATTTCACTCCTCTTCTGTCTCCTTCAGTCGAGGCTCCATTTATATCGCAGGGTCCACCCGATTTCTCGATGCCAGCTTCCTATTTTAGCCCCATGAATTCTCCTGGCGTGGATATGGGCTCATCACCTGCCATAGATCAACAATTCCAATCATTACCCTCacaacaccaacaaatCCAACCACGGCCTGCTGTCACTTCTAATAACTCAGGTAGCTCGACTAGCACCATTCGAACCCCTGCTAGTGGATCCAGTACACCAACTGGAGCTACACCagtgtcatcatcatcttccaGAAGATCCAGAACCACCCCTATTCTTGGCCCTTCAAACGGAagaactggtgctggtggtgctacGACTATAACCAGCGGCAGAGTAGCCAAGAACTCTCCAGTTATAAAACCTGTGAAGAGAAAGGGATCTCAGGCATCTGTTTCTACGGCCCCTGGCACTGCCAACAACTCATCCAACAGTACTAGTCCTGCTGATGAGGATTCTCCTGAGACCATTGCTGAATTTATGAtgccaccacctcctaACCGAGCCCGCTCATCTATcacatcaacatcatctaCCACAAGCagtgcttcttcatcgagTATTATCGAGCCCTCAACTCCAGTAACCCCTGCCAGTCTTATGAATTTGGGACCCGGCGCAAGAATGAACCAGCAATTCCAAAACTCTGCTTCTACTGAGGACAGATTACAAAATGCCATTCGCACAACTGTAAATATTTCCTCAAGAAAGCCGTCTGTGTCGTCTGTTAACAGCCGTAATGGTGGTAGTGCTACCAATTCACCACTTGGAACACCCACCACTGCAATCATGCCTAAACCACCCGGAAGTGCCAACATTACTCCCAACGGAGGAGCAGGGACTATTTCAACCGGTACTGCTAACAGCGGTAGACAATGGGGATCCAGATCGAGCAGCGTTTCAGCGTCTCCAGTGCTTAAACCAAAGGTATACTCTCCCGGCATCTCTCCCCAGATACACCCCAATATCTCAACCGACCTGTCTGCCCTGCTAGCATCCAAGTCCAACTACCAAAACATCATCGAGGGCACCCACAACCAGCTCGGTCTGTCATACCCCGATCACCTGAGTGCCGGTCTTGCCTCTAAGAAAGCTAGCCACAAATTGGCCGAACAGGGTCGACGGAACCGTATCAACAATGCCCTATCCGAGCTAGCAGGGCTAATATCGCCAGACGCTCCACCCAACTCTAAAGCCGATACTGTGGAATCGGCCATCGTCTACATCAAAAAGGTCCAGAAGGAGGTGGCGGACCTCAAAGAAGAACTCGCACACTACAAAGCACTCAAGAAAGAGCCTGCCGAAAGCTGA